The Mucilaginibacter terrenus genome has a segment encoding these proteins:
- a CDS encoding nuclear transport factor 2 family protein, whose product MSDSSEMIHLKQTTSIMDSSAKLLEDSLLIIWNDRDPEKRLKAMAEIYAADIVFYESNDGPAIEGYEAINELISKLQSQWPLEFKFELSRPSHVNHQVQHITWTLGIPGQTPVATGMDIAIVENHQIKLLHLLLDAPAQ is encoded by the coding sequence ATGTCAGATTCATCAGAAATGATACATTTGAAACAAACAACATCAATAATGGATAGCAGCGCAAAACTTTTAGAGGACAGCCTTTTAATAATATGGAACGACCGTGATCCGGAAAAAAGGCTAAAAGCTATGGCAGAGATATACGCTGCCGACATTGTTTTCTATGAGTCGAACGACGGACCGGCAATTGAAGGTTATGAGGCTATAAACGAGCTAATCTCCAAGCTCCAGTCGCAATGGCCACTGGAATTTAAGTTTGAGCTGAGCAGGCCATCGCATGTTAACCACCAGGTGCAGCACATTACCTGGACACTGGGCATCCCCGGCCAAACACCCGTAGCTACGGGTATGGACATTGCAATTGTCGAAAACCATCAGATAAAGTTGTTACATTTATTGCTTGACGCGCCTGCTCAATAA
- the map gene encoding type I methionyl aminopeptidase, translated as MSISTENERTGMQQASDAVAITLKKMREYAKPGISTKELDDYGGKLLAELGASSAPLLTYNFPGYTCISVNEVAAHGIPSANVILKEGDLINIDVSAELNGYWADNGGSFVIGEDLHGHGKLVEASKEILKKAISNIKGGVRISDIGKLIETEAKKAGYTVLKNLTGHGVGRSLHEEPHEIANYCDRYNTTRFKKNSVVAIETFISTKSTIAETQADGWTLIGNRGGFVAQHEHTIMVTGGQPVIFTAENGIWD; from the coding sequence ATGTCTATATCCACCGAAAACGAAAGAACCGGGATGCAGCAGGCCAGCGATGCGGTTGCCATTACGCTTAAAAAGATGCGGGAGTATGCAAAACCCGGTATATCTACAAAGGAACTTGACGACTACGGCGGCAAATTACTGGCAGAACTTGGCGCATCATCGGCACCATTGCTTACCTATAATTTCCCCGGGTATACCTGCATAAGCGTTAACGAAGTAGCCGCGCACGGCATACCATCAGCAAATGTGATACTTAAAGAGGGCGACCTGATAAATATCGACGTATCTGCAGAGCTGAACGGCTATTGGGCCGATAACGGTGGGTCATTCGTTATAGGAGAGGACCTGCACGGCCATGGCAAGCTGGTAGAAGCATCTAAAGAGATATTAAAGAAAGCCATCAGCAACATTAAAGGCGGTGTTAGGATATCTGATATTGGCAAGCTTATAGAGACCGAAGCTAAAAAGGCAGGGTATACTGTCCTGAAGAACTTAACCGGACACGGCGTGGGCCGCAGCCTGCATGAAGAGCCACACGAAATTGCTAATTACTGCGACAGGTATAACACCACCCGTTTCAAAAAGAATTCTGTAGTGGCGATAGAGACTTTTATTTCCACAAAGTCGACCATTGCCGAAACACAGGCCGATGGATGGACACTTATTGGCAACCGCGGCGGGTTTGTTGCACAGCACGAACATACTATAATGGTGACCGGCGGCCAGCCGGTAATTTTTACCGCTGAGAACGGCATTTGGGATTAA
- a CDS encoding DUF2200 domain-containing protein yields MDNTKVYKMSFAGVYPHYINKVEKKGRTKEEADAVICWLTGYSQQQLQQQIDDKCSLEAFFAEAPQLHPNASKITGVICGYRVEDIEDELMQKIRYMDKLIDELAKGKAMDKILRK; encoded by the coding sequence ATGGATAACACCAAAGTTTACAAAATGTCCTTTGCGGGCGTGTACCCCCACTACATTAACAAAGTAGAGAAGAAAGGCCGTACAAAGGAAGAGGCAGACGCCGTTATCTGCTGGCTAACGGGTTATAGCCAACAGCAGCTACAGCAGCAAATTGATGATAAATGCAGCCTGGAAGCCTTTTTTGCAGAAGCGCCTCAGCTGCACCCAAATGCATCGAAAATAACTGGTGTAATTTGCGGCTATCGTGTAGAAGACATCGAAGATGAGCTAATGCAGAAGATACGCTATATGGATAAGCTGATAGACGAACTGGCAAAAGGTAAAGCTATGGACAAAATATTACGCAAATAA
- a CDS encoding glycoside hydrolase family 97 protein, whose translation MISFLQRALLIAAFTLAGYSIHAQVARFTIKSPDNKISATFFNSNGALYYKVQFKGQAVIEPSAMGLVVDSSVYAKCKPIHPSKIALIRNTFAWRGVHSLAQHHANSSTIKIMSDDKSKADWAVDVQVFNNGVAFRYNIPHNGVAEVSRELTEFTVPAQSAVWWQGDIHNYEGEYTRSQPSAIKKGQPIGMPLTLVLPNNFGYAAVTEAGINNFAGAHLVAGGFNSFYTALEGNVKLSGSTKTPWRVISIGQNLNELVNADIVASLSDKPDAILFPQGFNTPWIKPGKSVWSWMTANRAVTPENMRKFSDLAAQCGIPYNLVDDGWGKWREPGKDQWQILKDLVDYSAAKNVKIWVWAAYPDNNGLPGLRDSVYLKTFLTKCHEMGVAGVKIDFMSSESQNVMAFYERACREAARLKLMIDFHGAGKPSGQSRTWPNELTREAVRGLEYSDDTDWPTHNTIIPFTRYLAGPGDYTPLSTAKFVSNTTLAHQVATVVTFTSPFLCLGVDPADLLKSEALPFVRAIPSVWDETIVLQPSAIGEVCVMARRSGTKWFLAVINNKQAKDITVPLSFLGDKTYSCKSLGNTTLSGKINGGGRPTNKMIKVALKSGDGMVAIFEPM comes from the coding sequence ATGATCTCATTTCTGCAACGCGCTTTACTCATTGCTGCTTTTACTTTAGCTGGATACAGCATTCACGCCCAGGTCGCCCGTTTTACTATTAAGAGCCCTGATAATAAAATATCAGCAACGTTTTTTAACAGTAACGGTGCGTTATATTACAAGGTGCAGTTTAAGGGCCAAGCTGTTATTGAACCATCGGCCATGGGTTTGGTGGTAGATAGCAGTGTTTACGCAAAATGCAAGCCGATACATCCATCCAAAATAGCGTTAATAAGAAACACTTTCGCCTGGCGGGGTGTACACAGCTTGGCTCAACACCACGCAAACTCATCAACAATTAAAATTATGTCCGATGATAAAAGCAAAGCTGACTGGGCCGTTGATGTGCAGGTGTTTAACAACGGTGTTGCTTTCAGGTACAATATTCCTCATAATGGCGTTGCAGAAGTTAGCCGTGAGCTAACTGAGTTTACTGTTCCTGCGCAGTCTGCCGTTTGGTGGCAGGGAGATATCCATAACTATGAAGGTGAGTATACCAGGAGCCAGCCATCTGCCATCAAGAAAGGGCAGCCTATTGGTATGCCGCTTACATTAGTGCTGCCCAATAACTTCGGCTATGCCGCCGTTACAGAGGCTGGTATTAACAACTTTGCCGGGGCACATCTTGTAGCAGGTGGTTTCAATTCGTTTTATACTGCTCTTGAAGGAAACGTAAAGCTAAGCGGCAGTACCAAAACACCATGGCGGGTGATCAGCATAGGGCAAAACCTTAATGAGCTGGTTAACGCTGATATTGTGGCCAGCTTATCTGATAAGCCGGACGCAATATTGTTCCCTCAAGGCTTTAATACCCCTTGGATAAAACCGGGCAAAAGTGTATGGTCATGGATGACGGCTAACCGCGCTGTTACTCCGGAGAACATGCGGAAGTTTTCTGACCTGGCGGCACAATGCGGCATCCCTTACAATCTTGTTGATGATGGCTGGGGAAAGTGGCGCGAGCCAGGCAAAGACCAATGGCAGATACTCAAGGATCTGGTCGATTACTCTGCTGCTAAAAACGTAAAGATTTGGGTTTGGGCTGCCTATCCCGACAACAATGGCTTACCGGGACTTAGGGACTCGGTTTACCTCAAGACATTTCTAACCAAATGCCACGAGATGGGTGTAGCAGGGGTAAAGATTGATTTCATGAGCAGCGAATCCCAAAATGTGATGGCTTTTTACGAGCGTGCGTGCAGAGAAGCCGCCAGGCTTAAGTTAATGATTGATTTTCATGGTGCAGGTAAACCGTCTGGACAAAGCCGTACCTGGCCTAACGAGCTTACAAGAGAAGCTGTACGGGGACTTGAATACAGCGACGATACCGATTGGCCTACCCACAATACCATCATCCCGTTTACCCGTTACTTGGCTGGGCCTGGGGATTATACGCCGCTTAGCACGGCTAAGTTTGTATCGAATACCACGCTTGCTCACCAGGTTGCTACAGTGGTGACATTTACATCGCCGTTTTTGTGTTTGGGTGTTGACCCGGCCGACTTGCTGAAAAGCGAAGCATTGCCGTTTGTACGGGCTATACCTAGCGTATGGGACGAAACAATTGTGTTGCAACCAAGCGCCATAGGTGAAGTGTGCGTAATGGCCCGCCGCAGTGGCACAAAGTGGTTTTTGGCTGTAATAAACAATAAGCAGGCAAAAGATATTACAGTGCCATTGTCGTTTCTTGGTGATAAAACTTACAGCTGCAAGTCGCTTGGGAATACTACCCTGTCAGGTAAAATAAACGGTGGAGGCCGGCCCACCAATAAAATGATCAAGGTTGCGCTAAAATCCGGTGACGGCATGGTAGCTATTTTTGAGCCGATGTAA